GCAAGAGCTCACAAAAAGTAGCCATTATCAGCATGGACTCAAAGCAATGGAGGATCAATTGCCAGATCTGGCCATCCGACAATTCCGCACCATTCTGAGCGATCCCAAGCTTGGGCCTGATGCCAAGGCCTACGTCCAATTTGCTTTAGCCAAGGCCCTGATCCAGACAGGACTCAGCCAGCATGGCAGCGACCAACACGCCCTGGAGGCCTTGGAACTACTCAACACCCCCACACTAAAGCTGCTCCCATCCGCCCCCCTTTGGAAAGCCGAGGCCTTGGCTGCAATCGGTAAATACCAAGCCGCGGAAGAAGCCTTGGCCCAAATCCCATCGAAACATCCGAAACATGCCACCATCACCCTGGTTCGTGCCCGCATTCTCATAGCTCTGGCCCAAAACGACGGAGCTCTCAAACTGCTCAAATCTCTCACCGAATCCAATGTTTCGGAAACTCGCAACCTCGCCCACCTGCTAACAGCCGAAATCCAAATCAATAAAAGTGCATTCGACGATGCTCGAAAACAGCTTGATCAAATCAAAAGCACACAAGCGTCAACCGAAAGACTCAAAGACTATTTAGTTGCTCGTCTCGCTCTGGCCGAGGGCAAATCGGTCGATGCCATCAGCCGTTTCCGCTCGCTCGTCACCGAAACAGACCACCTCAGTCAACGCATCTACCACGCCTGCGTCCTCGGACTTTCAGATGCTCTGGCTGCACACAATCAAATCGAGGACTCGATCGGAGTGCTCGAAAACCACATCAGCCAACATCCGAATTCATCCATCCTCCTGCAAGGATTCCTGAGACTTGGCCAGCGCCTGTCGCCGAACCTACCAGCCAACCACCCGTCAATGCAAAAACTGATCGAGTGGAGTGCCCCCCCCATAAAATCCCCCGATGTTCTCTATATCACCGGTGACACATCTGACGCTCTGCCCATGTTCCAGCCACCAGTCAGTGAACACGACGACTTGGTCACTCTCGCGCTCTACCTCAGAGCCTCTCTCCTCGCCAAATCGAACGATCCGAAACAGCACGCTCAAGCACTGGCTTTGCTCAACCGACTCCGCACCCTCCACCCGGCGCATAGCCTGCCTCCCAGCGAGCTCTACTTACAGATTTATTCAAAGTCACTACTCGAAACCGCCCAACTCCAGCTGAAACAAAAACGCACCCAACAAGCGACATACACGCTGGAAGCCTTGGAGAAAGTGGCATTTTCCCCAGCGATGAAAGATCAGGCCAACTCGTTGCTAGGGATTCTACAAATCGACCAATCACAGTATAAGGAAGCGCTCGCGGCCTTCAATATGGCTCGGGAATCAACATCCGAACAAATAGCCGAAGCTGCAAGTATCAACGCCGGCATCAGCGCCCTCTTGGCCAGCGATATGACGGCTTTCAATAAAATCCTCGACGGTAAACAAACAGCTCACATCGAGACATCGCTGACACTTGAACGGGCTCTTTGGAAATGCCGAAACAACAACGCATCCGGTCGAATGGATCTGGATCGCTTTATTGCAACCCACCCAGGCCACCCCAGAGAAAACGAAGCACGATTAGCACTCGCTGCCGCCGGTGTAGACATCAGCCCGCCCGACATCCTCCTAACCAATGCACAACTGGAAATCATCACCCCCAAGCTCCCGGATGAAGCCAGCCAGTATGCCATCACCCGAATCAAAATCAGGGCAGAAGAGCTGTCTCAAAACTGGTCGTCAGCAGCCGCCCTCGCCGAGGGCTTCATTCAACAGTTCCCCCAATCACCCAACCTGCCAGCAGTAATGCTCAAGCAAGGCGAAGCCTACTACCATAATGAAGACTTCAACAAATCTCGCCGGGTCTTCCAACAGGTCAATGACCAGTTTCCCTCAAGCCCCTTCGCCCCCTACGCACGCTTTTACACCGCCATGGCAGCCCGCCTGGGAGGAACCACTCAATCCAGGGAGGAAAGTATCAGCCTGTTCCAAAATATCATCGACAGCAAACATGAGC
This genomic stretch from Oceaniferula marina harbors:
- a CDS encoding tetratricopeptide repeat protein, which codes for MILRLTILFASLCLTIQAAPEKTAPPAPPLPDKAKALQELTKSSHYQHGLKAMEDQLPDLAIRQFRTILSDPKLGPDAKAYVQFALAKALIQTGLSQHGSDQHALEALELLNTPTLKLLPSAPLWKAEALAAIGKYQAAEEALAQIPSKHPKHATITLVRARILIALAQNDGALKLLKSLTESNVSETRNLAHLLTAEIQINKSAFDDARKQLDQIKSTQASTERLKDYLVARLALAEGKSVDAISRFRSLVTETDHLSQRIYHACVLGLSDALAAHNQIEDSIGVLENHISQHPNSSILLQGFLRLGQRLSPNLPANHPSMQKLIEWSAPPIKSPDVLYITGDTSDALPMFQPPVSEHDDLVTLALYLRASLLAKSNDPKQHAQALALLNRLRTLHPAHSLPPSELYLQIYSKSLLETAQLQLKQKRTQQATYTLEALEKVAFSPAMKDQANSLLGILQIDQSQYKEALAAFNMARESTSEQIAEAASINAGISALLASDMTAFNKILDGKQTAHIETSLTLERALWKCRNNNASGRMDLDRFIATHPGHPRENEARLALAAAGVDISPPDILLTNAQLEIITPKLPDEASQYAITRIKIRAEELSQNWSSAAALAEGFIQQFPQSPNLPAVMLKQGEAYYHNEDFNKSRRVFQQVNDQFPSSPFAPYARFYTAMAARLGGTTQSREESISLFQNIIDSKHELADEARIQQSRVLIDLRRYAEAQKALEPILSDKQAVLSVRRDAGVLLADCFHRQAANTPEKYEQAVAIYDQLLDSDGLSLAWNNRLHFLKGQTLESMDRRTDALDTYYNVVIKGQNPPSTVGYDVEWFWFYRCGFKALSMLEADKRWEAAVKLAKRIASFDGPRAEEAYKRSHNLATTHMIWLEDNKAIPVDE